From Triticum aestivum cultivar Chinese Spring chromosome 4A, IWGSC CS RefSeq v2.1, whole genome shotgun sequence, a single genomic window includes:
- the LOC123085919 gene encoding receptor protein kinase TMK1 — MGRDSHLVLLAVLLFSSLVAAAKSADEDVIFGLAKLLSNPPSSWGAGGDVCVFDGITCERGGSGRVTSIDLGDMGLTGTLPTSLSSLTALKELHLQGNALHGDFPSLAGCTDLTRLMLDGNWFTSLPSDFLKDLPSLQYLSLEDLPLKPWSVPDAIVGSSLLETFSASNASIAGAFPAVLANLSSLRSLRLSYNNLTGGLPAGLAELIALESLQLNNQMSDGKLSGSIDVVAAMKNLRLLWIQSNKFTGPIPDFSNSQLEALNVRDNRLTGVVPASLYEIKTLRNVSLTNNLFQGPMPDFRGVNVDLAADTVSRFCQSRPGPCDPLVTTLLAVAAGFGYPAELAETWNGNTPCGNWIGIVCSNGDVSIFDLHNRGLSGTISPAIANLTSVGKLDLSNNHLTGVIPDTLTTMSNLKIFIVSNNSLDSELPKFKPSVKVLADRNQFGKSDSGSQSVSAGALKWKSDAGMIIGILVAVVLLVIIVGLFVHHRRKKNAEKFRPVSSKGSADESEMMKIQVVETNWSANGNTAVPADYSQVSAGSANITHLFESHGMQLPIEVLLKATDNFNEDCILGKGGFGVVFKGNLNERLVAVKRCDSGTMGTKGQQEFMAEIDVLTKVRHRHLVGLLGYCTHGYERLLVYEYMSGGTLREHLCDLQRSGYTPLTWTQRMTIALDVARGIEYLHGLAQETFIHRDLKPSNILLDQDLRAKVSDFGLVKLANDTDKSMMTRVAGTFGYLAPEYATTGKVTTKVDVYAYGVILMEMITGRKVLDDSLPDDETHLVTIFRRNMLDKEKFRKFVDPTLDFGPEAWKSLLEVADLARHCTAREQNQRPDMCHCVNRLSSLLDEWKPTEVDDDDECETSEMHLNQQLEKWRCDDFTISDSDTFSTFNM, encoded by the exons ATGGGGAGGGATTCGCACCTCGTCCTTCTCGCCGTCCTCCTCTTCTCCTCCCTCGTCGCCGCCGCAAAATCTGCCGACGAGGACGTCATATTTGGCCTCGCCAAGTTGTTGTCCAACCCGCCCTCGTCCTGGGGTGCCGGCGGCGACGTCTGCGTCTTCGACGGCATCACCTGCGAGCGCGGCGGCTCGGGCCGGGTCACCTCCATCGACCTCGGGGACATGGGACTCACCGGGACCCTGCCCACCTCCCTGTCTTCCCTCACTGCGCTCAAGGAGTTGCATCTCCAGGGCAACGCACTACACGGCGACTTCCCATCGCTCGCCGGCTGCACCGACCTCACCCGCCTTATGCTCGACGGCAATTGGTTTACCTCCCTCCCAAGTGACTTCCTCAAAGACCTGCCCTCCCTGCAATACCTCAGCCTGGAGGACCTGCCACTCAAGCCGTGGTCCGTCCCTGACGCCATTGTCGGCTCCTCCTTACTCGAAACCTTCTCCGCCTCCAATGCCTCCATTGCGGGTGCCTTCCCGGCGGTTCTCGCCAACCTGTCATCGTTGAGGTCTCTGCGGCTGTCATATAATAACCTCACTGGTGGACTCCCTGCCGGGCTGGCTGAGCTGATTGCCCTAGAGAGTCTGCAGCTGAACAACCAGATGTCGGATGGGAAGCTGTCAGGGTCTATTGATGTTGTTGCTGCAATGAAGAACCTAAGGCTGCTGTGGATCCAGTCTAACAAATTCACGGGCCCGATTCCGGATTTTAGCAACTCACAGCTAGAGGCGTTGAATGTCAGGGACAACAGGCTTACTGGTGTGGTGCCAGCCTCACTCTATGAGATCAAGACACTGCGTAATGTGTCACTGACTAATAATCTTTTTCAGGGGCCGATGCCTGATTTTCGTGGTGTAAATGTAGACCTTGCTGCTGACACTGTGAGCAGGTTCTGTCAGTCAAGGCCTGGGCCATGTGATCCGCTGGTTACAACTCTGCTTGCGGTGGCCGCAGGGTTTGGATACCCAGCTGAACTTGCGGAAACGTGGAATGGGAACACACCATGTGGTAATTGGATTGGTATTGTATGCTCAAATGGGGATGTTAGCATTTTTGATTTGCACAATCGTGGTTTGTCAGGGACGATATCGCCGGCTATTGCAAACCTGACTAGTGTTGGAAAGCTAGATCTCTCAAATAATCACCTCACTGGGGTGATACCGGATACTTTGACGACAATGTCAAACCTGAAAATTTTCATTGTCTCAAATAATAGCCTCGATAGTGAACTGCCCAAGTTTAAGCCTTCAGTCAAGGTACTGGCCGACAGAAACCAGTTTGGGAAATCAGATAGTGGTTCCCAGAGTGTTTCTGCAGGTGCACTGAAATGGAAGTCGGATGCTGGCATGATTATTGGAATTCTTGTAGCTGTGGTTCTTCTTGTTATCATTGTTGGGCTTTTTGTACATCATCGGAGGAAGAAGAATGCAGAGAAGTTCAGGCCAGTCTCATCGAAGGGGTCTGCTGATGAATCTGAGATGATGAAAATTCAGGTGGTTGAAACAAATTGGAGTGCCAATGGAAATACCGCAGTTCCAGCTGATTACAGCCAGGTGAGTGCTGGTAGCGCAAACATTACTCATCTGTTTGAGTCCCACGGAATGCAATTGCCTATTGAAGTGCTGCTAAAGGCCACAGACAACTTTAATGAGGACTGTATTTTAGGTAAAGGGGGGTTTGGGGTGGTCTTCAAGGGGAACCTCAATGAGAGGTTGGTTGCTGTGAAGAGGTGTGACAGTGGCACTATGGGGACTAAAGGGCAGCAAGAGTTCATGGCTGAGATTGATGTGCTTACGAAAGTAAGGCATCGACACTTGGTTGGACTACTTGGGTACTGTACCCATGGCTACGAGAGGCTCCTGGTCTATGAGTATATGTCTGGTGGAACATTGCGTGAGCACCTATGTGATCTTCAGCGGAGTGGTTATACTCCTCTTACATGGACACAGAGAATGACAATAGCTTTGGATGTTGCGAGGGGGATAGAATATTTGCATGGCTTGGCACAGGAGACTTTCATCCATAGGGATCTGAAGCCTTCCAATATACTGCTGGACCAGGATTTAAGAGCCAAGGTATCAGACTTTGGGTTGGTCAAGCTTGCTAATGACACAGACAAATCAATGATGACAAGGGTGGCAGGGACATTTGGATACCTTGCGCCTGAATACGCCA CTACAGGGAAAGTAACTACAAAAGTTGACGTTTATGCATATGGTGTCATACTAATGGAGATGATAACTGGAAGGAAAGTACTTGATGACTCATTACCTGATGATGAAACACATCTTGTAACAATCTTCCGAAGAAATATGCTTGACAAAGAGAAGTTCAGAAAGTTTGTGGATCCTACACTAGACTTCGGTCCTGAGGCTTGGAAGAGCCTGCTGGAGGTAGCTGATCTTGCCCGGCATTGCACAGCACGAGAGCAAAACCAGAGGCCCGACATGTGCCACTGTGTGAACCGACTTTCCAGTCTGCTTGATGAGTGGAAGCCTAcagaagttgatgatgatgacgagtgcGAGACAAGTGAGATGCATCTCAACCAGCAACTTGAGAAATGGAGGTGTGATGATTTTACCATATCAGATTCAGATACGTTCAGCACATTCAATATGTAA